A DNA window from Pseudomonas sp. B21-056 contains the following coding sequences:
- the gcvA gene encoding transcriptional regulator GcvA, with translation MICDLPPLNAVRAFAAAARHQSFSRAAEELHVSHSAVSRHIKLLEEHLGVLLFERRTRQSVLTPAGQTFYEQVSMGLAQIANAATALTRGASRRKVTINVRPSFAVRWLIPRLPNFMALYPDIQPEVITSTLSPDQSREAFDVVIRRGQSGWSANVQPHVLLEDELLLVAAPSLLQSQPLDSPNDLLQHTLLTGRTRSSDWQDWAKYAGIAQLRTQPTLQFDHMHLVLQAAVDGLGAALCPASLLGRDLSTGRLTCLFPSLRLPLIRYYYGVSQDAPAETQVFIDWMLSHIHQDATAPSSPGAPEPLPPSCAMPANGAHRQ, from the coding sequence ATGATTTGCGACCTACCCCCCTTGAACGCCGTTCGTGCCTTCGCCGCTGCCGCTCGCCATCAGAGTTTCAGCCGTGCGGCTGAAGAACTGCATGTCAGCCACAGCGCTGTCAGCCGTCATATCAAGCTGCTCGAAGAGCACCTGGGGGTACTACTTTTCGAGCGCCGAACCCGTCAATCCGTCCTCACGCCGGCCGGCCAGACGTTCTATGAACAGGTCAGCATGGGCCTGGCGCAGATTGCCAATGCCGCGACCGCCCTGACCCGGGGCGCTTCACGGCGCAAAGTGACGATCAATGTGCGCCCATCGTTCGCGGTGCGCTGGTTGATCCCGCGGTTGCCAAACTTCATGGCGCTGTATCCGGATATTCAACCTGAAGTGATCACCAGCACCCTGTCACCGGATCAATCGCGCGAAGCATTTGACGTCGTGATTCGCCGCGGACAGTCCGGGTGGTCGGCCAATGTTCAACCCCATGTATTACTGGAAGATGAACTGCTACTGGTCGCCGCCCCGTCGCTGCTGCAAAGCCAGCCGCTGGACAGCCCCAACGATCTGCTCCAGCACACGCTGCTGACCGGCAGAACTCGCAGCAGCGACTGGCAGGACTGGGCCAAGTACGCAGGTATCGCTCAGTTGCGCACTCAACCGACCTTGCAGTTCGACCATATGCATCTGGTGCTGCAAGCCGCCGTCGATGGCCTGGGTGCCGCGCTGTGTCCGGCCTCATTGCTGGGCAGGGATTTATCCACAGGGCGACTGACCTGCCTGTTCCCTTCCTTGCGCCTGCCATTGATCCGTTACTACTACGGCGTCTCCCAGGACGCACCGGCCGAAACCCAGGTGTTTATCGACTGGATGCTGTCTCATATCCATCAGGACGCAACAGCACCCTCGTCACCCGGCGCTCCTGAACCTCTACCACCGTCATGCGCCATGCCTGCCAACGGAGCTCATCGCCAATGA
- a CDS encoding TerC family protein, with translation MEWIVDPTAWLGLLTLIVLELVLGIDNLVFIAILADKLPPEQRDRARIIGLSLALLMRLGLLASISWMVTLTEPLFEVFDKTFSGRDLIMLFGGVFLLFKATMELHERLEGHVAQRSGNAAYAMFWPIVAQIVVLDAVFSLDAVITAVGMVEHLSVMMIAVIFSIGLMIVASKPLTNFVNGHPTVIMLCLGFLMMIGFSLTAEGLGFHIPKGYLYAAIGFSILIELFNQVARSRRKKSLQGRRPMRQRTAHAVMRLLGGHRLDADEVGEEIADMLSGDEAEPAFDRRERVMISGVLQLAERPIRGVMTPRAEIDHLDLADDPDEIRTRLMHSSYSRLPLIRNGQVDEPLGFVHKKELLKELLAGHEPDLQAMARKAINLLDSFTILNALEQMRKESTHIAFVVNEFGDFVGLLTMTDILESIAGELPDASEIEGPNIVAEEGGFLINGALNLSQIREQTGFQAQATEDYQTLAGLVMSLLDRLPVIGDELRWQAWRMTVVEVQERRVTRVLLRPDGYETASSR, from the coding sequence ATGGAATGGATCGTTGACCCCACGGCCTGGCTTGGCCTGCTGACGCTGATCGTGCTGGAGCTGGTGCTCGGTATCGATAACCTTGTTTTCATTGCCATCCTGGCCGACAAACTGCCGCCCGAGCAGCGTGACCGTGCCCGTATCATTGGCCTGTCCCTGGCGTTGCTGATGCGTCTTGGCTTGCTGGCCAGCATCTCCTGGATGGTGACCCTGACCGAACCGTTGTTCGAGGTCTTCGACAAGACGTTCTCGGGCCGAGATTTGATCATGTTGTTCGGGGGTGTGTTCCTGTTGTTCAAGGCCACCATGGAGCTGCATGAGCGACTCGAAGGCCATGTGGCCCAGCGTTCGGGTAATGCGGCCTACGCGATGTTCTGGCCAATCGTGGCGCAGATCGTCGTGCTGGATGCGGTGTTTTCCCTGGATGCCGTGATTACTGCCGTGGGCATGGTGGAGCATTTGTCGGTCATGATGATCGCGGTGATCTTCTCCATAGGCCTGATGATCGTCGCGAGCAAGCCGCTGACGAACTTCGTCAACGGGCACCCGACCGTCATCATGCTCTGCTTGGGCTTCCTGATGATGATCGGTTTCAGCCTCACCGCCGAGGGCCTGGGTTTCCACATTCCGAAAGGCTATCTCTACGCCGCGATTGGCTTCTCGATCCTGATCGAACTGTTCAACCAGGTGGCTCGCTCCCGTCGCAAGAAGAGCCTGCAAGGTCGTCGTCCCATGCGCCAACGTACCGCCCATGCGGTGATGCGTTTGTTGGGCGGCCACCGGTTGGACGCCGATGAGGTGGGTGAAGAAATTGCCGACATGCTTTCGGGCGATGAAGCCGAGCCGGCGTTCGACCGACGCGAACGCGTCATGATCAGCGGCGTGCTTCAGTTGGCGGAACGCCCGATACGCGGGGTCATGACCCCGCGTGCGGAAATCGATCACCTCGATCTGGCCGATGATCCAGACGAGATCCGCACGAGGCTGATGCACTCGTCGTACTCCAGGCTGCCGTTGATTCGCAATGGTCAGGTTGATGAGCCGTTGGGGTTCGTCCACAAGAAAGAGCTGCTCAAGGAGCTGTTGGCGGGGCATGAGCCAGATCTGCAAGCCATGGCCCGCAAGGCAATCAACTTGCTGGACAGTTTCACGATTCTCAACGCCCTGGAACAGATGCGTAAGGAGTCGACGCACATCGCTTTTGTGGTGAACGAGTTCGGTGACTTCGTGGGCCTGCTCACCATGACCGACATCCTCGAATCCATCGCCGGTGAGCTGCCCGATGCCAGTGAAATCGAAGGTCCGAACATCGTGGCCGAGGAGGGTGGTTTTCTCATCAACGGTGCGCTGAACCTCAGCCAGATTCGCGAGCAAACGGGCTTCCAGGCGCAAGCCACCGAGGACTATCAGACCCTTGCGGGATTGGTCATGAGTCTGCTGGATCGCTTGCCGGTCATTGGCGATGAGCTCCGTTGGCAGGCATGGCGCATGACGGTGGTAGAGGTTCAGGAGCGCCGGGTGACGAGGGTGCTGTTGCGTCCTGATGGATATGAGACAGCATCCAGTCGATAA
- a CDS encoding methyl-accepting chemotaxis protein encodes MQAFLSPGIGLLGRFGFAGKFQLLFLLFILPLMGSLWIIGQDYRDQLSLISGERAGVRQLLALDNLDNLLTAQRNRAARWRATETNRQPTPATLAAMAAFDAVQPALNQAADDLNATLQAEGAEADILARYQALQNSLKGLDSKSLGTVGWWPDGYDRFTAALSALQALREQIVMDNRLTLASWLETYLLTQISTQQTPELIERVGRLASVGQASVVSGQFTLQSRLQLRDLRSRIGDARDQLLKTGGLLEARLPSDLQTWAGQYQGSLKHLDAELKVLDDGVFGGSISLKPEDFEKHLDTLLSDLAALRQQSLVALDTRLNHYHSTAIRQFTLVATVLGCLVLAALYLFICLQASIRRSASGITLLAEALRDGNLSLQVPVQGRDELAAISTALNVAVVQLRNSLQGVDHETSQVSNAVRTLNTHSSGALGEVEAQQMQISQIAAAATQLAATSQGVAKSCEQASDSAQQTRRIAADSSRDSQRTTASIQQLNQRLNDTAAALGRVSEQGQQIQLVVDTIRGVAEQTNLLALNAAIEAARAGEQGRGFAVVADEVRSLSQRTQSSTQQIAGTVDSLRTTVNEAVSLMQAACEQAQTDAQAVTSLGERLGEIASAVQSVTDTLAQIATAVDEQASTADEVSGNIQQVDQAAMRLLDGARAVNLAADTLSQGSQALSANTGRFQLS; translated from the coding sequence ATGCAGGCTTTTCTATCACCGGGCATCGGATTACTGGGACGTTTCGGCTTCGCCGGTAAATTCCAGCTGTTGTTCCTGCTTTTCATCCTGCCGCTCATGGGCAGCCTGTGGATCATCGGCCAGGACTATCGCGATCAACTCAGCCTGATTTCCGGGGAGCGTGCCGGGGTCCGCCAGTTGCTGGCTCTGGATAACCTGGACAACCTGCTCACCGCCCAGCGCAACCGCGCCGCCCGTTGGCGAGCCACGGAAACCAATCGGCAACCCACGCCCGCCACCCTTGCCGCGATGGCGGCTTTCGATGCCGTGCAACCGGCCCTCAACCAGGCCGCCGATGACCTGAACGCCACCTTGCAGGCCGAAGGCGCCGAAGCCGACATCCTTGCCCGCTACCAGGCCTTGCAGAACAGCCTCAAGGGCCTGGACTCGAAAAGCCTGGGCACCGTGGGTTGGTGGCCGGACGGTTACGACCGCTTCACCGCGGCCCTCAGTGCATTGCAGGCCCTGCGTGAACAGATCGTGATGGACAATCGCCTGACCCTCGCCTCCTGGCTCGAAACCTATCTGCTGACCCAGATCTCGACCCAGCAGACCCCCGAACTGATCGAGCGGGTCGGACGCCTGGCCAGCGTCGGCCAGGCCTCGGTGGTGTCGGGCCAGTTCACCCTGCAGAGCCGCCTGCAACTGCGGGACCTGCGCAGCCGCATCGGCGACGCCCGGGATCAATTGCTCAAGACCGGTGGGCTTTTGGAGGCACGCCTGCCCAGCGATCTGCAAACCTGGGCCGGCCAATATCAAGGCAGTCTCAAGCACCTGGACGCCGAACTGAAAGTGCTGGATGACGGCGTGTTCGGCGGCTCCATCAGCCTCAAGCCGGAAGACTTCGAGAAACACCTGGACACCCTGCTGTCCGATCTGGCCGCCCTGCGCCAGCAATCCCTGGTGGCCCTGGATACACGGCTGAATCATTACCACAGCACGGCGATCCGTCAGTTCACACTGGTGGCGACAGTGCTGGGTTGCCTGGTGTTGGCGGCACTCTACCTTTTTATCTGCCTGCAAGCGTCCATCCGCCGCAGCGCCAGCGGCATCACCTTGCTGGCCGAAGCCCTGCGTGACGGTAACCTCAGCCTGCAAGTGCCGGTGCAAGGACGCGACGAGTTGGCGGCGATCAGTACCGCCCTCAACGTCGCCGTGGTGCAATTGCGCAACAGCCTGCAGGGGGTCGATCACGAGACATCGCAGGTAAGCAATGCCGTGCGCACCCTCAACACCCACTCCAGCGGTGCCCTGGGAGAAGTCGAAGCCCAGCAGATGCAGATCAGCCAGATCGCCGCCGCCGCCACACAACTGGCTGCAACTTCCCAAGGCGTGGCGAAGAGTTGCGAACAGGCCTCCGACAGCGCCCAGCAGACCCGGCGCATCGCCGCCGACAGCAGCCGCGACAGCCAGCGCACGACCGCGAGCATCCAGCAGCTCAACCAGCGACTCAACGACACCGCCGCCGCCTTGGGCCGGGTGAGCGAACAGGGGCAACAGATCCAACTGGTGGTCGACACCATTCGTGGCGTGGCCGAGCAGACCAACCTGCTGGCCCTCAACGCCGCCATCGAAGCGGCGCGCGCCGGGGAACAGGGGCGTGGTTTCGCGGTGGTAGCCGATGAGGTCCGCAGCCTGTCGCAGCGTACCCAGTCCTCCACCCAGCAGATCGCGGGCACAGTCGACAGCCTGCGCACAACGGTCAATGAAGCGGTCAGCCTGATGCAAGCCGCCTGCGAACAGGCACAGACCGATGCGCAAGCTGTCACCAGCCTGGGCGAGCGCCTGGGAGAAATCGCCAGCGCCGTGCAAAGCGTCACCGATACCCTGGCGCAGATCGCCACCGCCGTGGACGAACAGGCCAGCACGGCCGACGAGGTCAGCGGCAATATCCAGCAGGTCGATCAGGCCGCCATGCGCTTGCTGGACGGCGCACGGGCGGTGAACCTCGCGGCGGATACCCTGAGCCAGGGAAGCCAGGCGCTGAGTGCGAATACAGGGAGATTTCAGCTCAGTTGA
- the ggt gene encoding gamma-glutamyltransferase, whose amino-acid sequence MLTNLKPNLHRLSAVSLLAVALTLVACKTPPSSSTPTLPTAPEIASGYRTDLQTRHAAKHMAAAANPLAAEAGREMLRRGGSAIDAAIAMQAVLTLVEPQSSGIGGGAFIVLWDGKAVRTYDGRETAPAGATERLFLQADGKPMPFTAAQIGGRSVGTPGVLRALELAHRKHGRLKWATLFEPAIKLAEQGFTISPRLHSMIANDPSLPGSPDMAAYFLNADGSPKAVGTRLKNPALAGVLKRIANEGPDALYAGTVAREIVAKVQGHTNPGSLSLNDLKGYTARERAPLCTDYKRWQVCGMAPPSSGGIAVAQILGTLQALEQRDSHAALAPLKPIKSDKPAGIEPVPEAVHLIAEAERLAYADRAQYVADSDFIPVPVKGLVDPGYLAGRAGLIGPRSMGVAKPGTPPGIKVAYAPDRSPLRISTSQVVAVDDQGGAVSMTTTVESAFGSHVMVQGFMLNNQMTDFSFIPEENGQKVANRVEPGKRPRSSMAPTLIFDRQNGELLAAVGSPGGSQIIEYVAKSVIGLLDWNLDPQTAINLPNFGSRNGPTELEQGQFSPALIQALKDKGHTVSEIDMTSGTQAIVRVRDAQGKTSLAGGADPRREGEALGD is encoded by the coding sequence ATGCTTACAAATCTCAAACCGAACCTGCATCGCCTGTCAGCCGTTTCGCTGCTGGCTGTCGCTCTTACCCTTGTTGCTTGTAAGACTCCCCCCTCCTCCTCCACACCCACATTACCCACCGCACCGGAAATCGCCTCCGGCTACCGCACCGACCTCCAGACCCGCCACGCCGCCAAACACATGGCCGCCGCAGCCAACCCTCTGGCGGCCGAAGCCGGGCGGGAGATGTTGCGGCGCGGGGGCTCGGCCATCGACGCGGCGATTGCGATGCAGGCGGTTTTGACGCTGGTGGAACCACAGTCTTCAGGCATCGGTGGCGGTGCGTTTATCGTGCTGTGGGACGGCAAGGCCGTGCGTACTTACGACGGTCGTGAAACGGCACCGGCCGGCGCTACCGAGCGACTTTTCCTGCAGGCCGATGGCAAACCCATGCCGTTTACCGCCGCACAGATCGGTGGCCGTTCGGTCGGCACGCCGGGTGTGTTGCGTGCGCTGGAGCTGGCACACCGAAAACACGGGCGCTTGAAATGGGCAACGCTGTTCGAACCGGCCATCAAGCTGGCGGAGCAAGGGTTCACGATCTCGCCCCGGCTGCACTCGATGATTGCCAATGACCCGTCGCTGCCAGGCTCGCCGGACATGGCCGCTTACTTCCTGAATGCCGACGGCAGCCCGAAAGCCGTCGGCACACGGCTGAAGAATCCGGCACTGGCCGGTGTGCTCAAGCGTATCGCCAACGAAGGTCCCGACGCGTTGTACGCAGGAACGGTGGCCCGGGAAATCGTCGCCAAGGTACAGGGTCACACCAACCCTGGCAGCCTTTCGCTGAACGACCTGAAAGGCTACACCGCCCGGGAGCGTGCGCCGCTGTGTACCGACTACAAGCGCTGGCAGGTCTGCGGCATGGCCCCACCTTCTTCCGGCGGGATCGCCGTAGCGCAGATTCTCGGGACCTTGCAGGCCTTGGAACAACGCGACAGCCACGCCGCCCTCGCGCCCTTGAAACCCATCAAGAGCGATAAACCCGCCGGAATCGAACCTGTGCCTGAAGCGGTGCATCTGATCGCCGAAGCCGAACGCCTGGCCTACGCCGACCGCGCCCAGTATGTCGCCGATTCGGACTTCATCCCCGTACCGGTCAAGGGACTGGTCGACCCTGGTTACCTGGCAGGCCGCGCCGGTCTGATCGGCCCGCGCAGCATGGGCGTCGCCAAACCCGGTACGCCGCCGGGCATCAAGGTAGCCTACGCGCCAGACCGCTCGCCGCTGCGTATTTCCACCTCGCAAGTGGTGGCAGTGGATGACCAGGGCGGCGCCGTGTCCATGACCACCACAGTGGAATCGGCATTCGGCTCACATGTGATGGTCCAGGGTTTCATGCTCAACAACCAGATGACCGACTTCTCGTTCATCCCTGAAGAGAATGGACAAAAAGTCGCCAACCGCGTCGAACCCGGCAAACGCCCACGCTCATCCATGGCACCGACGCTGATTTTCGACCGTCAGAACGGTGAGCTGCTGGCCGCTGTCGGCTCGCCGGGGGGCTCGCAGATCATCGAGTACGTGGCCAAATCGGTGATCGGCCTGCTGGACTGGAACCTGGACCCGCAAACCGCGATCAACCTTCCCAACTTCGGCAGTCGCAATGGCCCCACCGAGCTGGAACAGGGCCAATTCAGTCCAGCATTGATCCAGGCACTGAAAGACAAAGGCCACACGGTGAGCGAGATCGACATGACCAGCGGCACCCAGGCGATAGTCCGGGTGCGTGACGCGCAAGGGAAAACATCACTCGCTGGGGGAGCGGATCCTCGGCGTGAAGGGGAGGCACTGGGGGACTGA
- a CDS encoding helix-turn-helix domain-containing protein has product MPIVIQLDVMLATRKVKSKDLAAAIGITEANLSLLKQGKVKGIRLATLEAICCYLQCQPADLLVYQPEDEQS; this is encoded by the coding sequence ATGCCTATCGTTATTCAACTGGATGTGATGCTGGCGACACGCAAGGTCAAATCCAAGGACCTTGCTGCGGCAATCGGCATTACGGAAGCCAACCTTTCCCTGTTGAAGCAGGGAAAGGTAAAGGGCATACGCCTGGCGACGCTAGAGGCCATCTGCTGCTACCTGCAATGTCAGCCCGCCGACCTGCTGGTGTATCAACCTGAGGACGAACAGTCATGA
- a CDS encoding DUF2975 domain-containing protein, whose product MCSNRLALYSQRMAAITLVFIVAMMAVNAAAWLFPDIASKYGLGFSLTERQLSSLPGGAMGLTGWQRLGGILLSSVPLLALAVGLVNLRQLFRRYAQGQYFSSEAAVYLGNAGRAVALWVLLDFLCEPFLSLLVTINAPVGERLLTISITAPSFVALFLAACIAIIARILSQASEVDSENRTFV is encoded by the coding sequence ATGTGTTCGAATCGTCTCGCCCTGTACAGCCAGCGCATGGCTGCCATCACGCTTGTTTTCATTGTCGCGATGATGGCCGTCAACGCTGCTGCCTGGCTGTTTCCTGATATTGCGTCAAAATACGGCCTGGGCTTTTCCCTGACCGAGCGGCAGTTGTCCAGTTTGCCCGGTGGAGCGATGGGGTTGACGGGCTGGCAACGTCTTGGCGGGATTCTGTTGTCCAGCGTACCGCTGCTGGCGCTGGCGGTCGGGTTGGTCAACCTGCGACAGCTCTTCAGGCGCTATGCCCAGGGGCAATATTTTTCCAGTGAAGCAGCGGTTTATCTGGGAAACGCAGGTCGCGCGGTCGCGCTGTGGGTGTTGCTGGATTTTCTGTGCGAGCCGTTTCTCAGCTTGCTGGTCACGATCAACGCGCCGGTCGGCGAGCGATTGCTGACCATCAGCATCACCGCGCCGTCCTTCGTCGCTTTGTTCCTGGCAGCCTGTATCGCAATCATTGCCCGGATACTGTCCCAGGCCAGTGAAGTCGACTCAGAAAACAGAACCTTCGTTTGA
- a CDS encoding methyl-accepting chemotaxis protein, which translates to MRDLARHMQTAGEGIEALNEQSMVIGTIVKTISGIAEQTNLLALNAAIEAARAGEQGRGFAVVADEVRQLASRTSQATDEIVGVVRQNQDMARNAVSLMTDGQHQAEQGLALAAEAGTVIVEIQDGAKKVVDAVSQFANQLST; encoded by the coding sequence ATGCGCGACCTGGCCCGGCACATGCAGACCGCCGGCGAGGGCATCGAGGCCCTGAACGAACAATCCATGGTGATCGGCACCATCGTCAAGACCATCAGCGGCATCGCCGAACAGACCAACCTGCTGGCGCTCAACGCGGCCATTGAAGCTGCCCGTGCCGGCGAACAGGGCCGAGGCTTTGCGGTGGTGGCCGACGAAGTGCGGCAATTGGCGTCGCGTACCAGCCAGGCCACCGATGAAATCGTCGGGGTGGTCCGCCAGAACCAGGACATGGCACGCAACGCCGTGTCGTTGATGACGGACGGCCAACACCAGGCCGAACAAGGCCTGGCCTTGGCAGCCGAGGCGGGGACGGTGATTGTCGAGATCCAGGACGGGGCGAAGAAGGTGGTCGATGCCGTGAGCCAGTTTGCGAACCAGCTGTCGACCTGA
- a CDS encoding short-chain fatty acid transporter gives MTTDIQDSRSARFALRCSSFAERWFPDSWVFAALAVLVVALATQFIGATPTAAAMAFGDGFWSLIPFTMQMAFVVIGGYVVASSPPAVRLIDRLARIPRNGRSAVAWVALISMVASLLNWGLSLVFGGLLVRALARRTDLKMDYRAAGAAAYLGLGAVWALGLSSSAAQLQANPASLPPSILSITGVIPFTQTIFLWQSGVMLLALIVISLLVAYATAPGPNSARDAAACGIDPSFSMPALQPRTRPGEWLEHSPLLTIALVLLAAGWLFHEFSSKPAISAISGLNTYNFLFLMLGALLHWRPRSFLDAVARAVPTTTGVLIQFPLYGSIAALLTTVKGSDAQTLAHHISTFFVQIASHDTYALLMGVYSAVLGFFIPSGGGKWIIEAPYVMQVANDLNYHLGWAVQIYNAAEALPNLINPFYMLPLLGVLGLKARDLIGFSFVQLLVHTPLVLVLLWALGTTLTYLPPVMP, from the coding sequence GTGACCACCGACATCCAAGACAGCCGCTCCGCCCGCTTCGCCTTGCGCTGCTCCAGTTTTGCCGAGCGCTGGTTTCCCGACTCCTGGGTCTTCGCCGCGCTGGCGGTGCTGGTGGTCGCGCTGGCAACGCAGTTCATCGGCGCCACGCCGACGGCCGCGGCCATGGCGTTCGGCGATGGCTTCTGGAGCCTGATTCCGTTCACCATGCAAATGGCCTTCGTCGTGATCGGTGGCTACGTGGTCGCCAGCTCGCCGCCCGCCGTCAGGCTGATCGATCGCCTGGCACGTATCCCCAGGAACGGGCGCTCCGCAGTGGCCTGGGTGGCGCTGATCTCCATGGTTGCCTCATTGCTCAACTGGGGCCTGTCGCTGGTCTTCGGCGGCCTGTTGGTGCGCGCCCTTGCCCGCCGCACCGACCTGAAGATGGACTATCGCGCCGCCGGTGCCGCCGCTTACCTGGGCCTCGGCGCGGTATGGGCCTTGGGGTTATCGTCGTCGGCCGCGCAACTGCAAGCCAACCCGGCCAGCCTGCCGCCGTCGATCCTGTCGATCACCGGCGTCATTCCATTCACCCAGACCATTTTCCTCTGGCAGTCCGGGGTGATGCTGCTGGCGCTGATCGTCATTTCGCTGCTGGTTGCCTACGCGACCGCTCCAGGCCCGAACAGCGCCCGTGACGCCGCCGCATGCGGAATCGATCCCAGCTTCAGCATGCCAGCCCTGCAACCCCGCACCCGCCCCGGGGAATGGCTGGAGCACAGCCCGCTGCTGACCATTGCCCTGGTGCTGCTGGCCGCCGGCTGGCTGTTCCATGAGTTTTCGAGCAAACCGGCGATCAGCGCGATCTCGGGCCTCAACACCTACAACTTCCTGTTCCTGATGCTCGGCGCGTTGCTGCACTGGCGTCCACGCAGTTTTCTCGATGCCGTGGCCCGCGCGGTACCGACCACTACCGGCGTATTGATCCAGTTCCCGCTCTACGGTTCGATCGCCGCGCTGCTGACCACGGTCAAGGGCAGCGATGCCCAGACACTCGCCCACCATATCTCGACCTTTTTCGTACAGATCGCCTCCCATGACACCTACGCCTTGTTGATGGGGGTCTACTCGGCGGTCCTGGGCTTCTTCATTCCTTCCGGTGGAGGCAAGTGGATCATCGAAGCGCCCTACGTCATGCAGGTGGCCAACGACCTGAACTACCACCTCGGTTGGGCGGTGCAGATCTACAACGCCGCCGAAGCGTTGCCGAACCTCATCAACCCTTTCTACATGCTGCCGCTACTGGGTGTGTTGGGACTGAAGGCGAGGGATTTGATCGGTTTTTCCTTCGTGCAACTGCTGGTGCATACACCCTTGGTGCTGGTGTTGTTATGGGCGCTGGGGACGACATTGACCTATTTACCGCCCGTGATGCCATAA
- a CDS encoding lysine methyltransferase: MTIFIADKAFSQDQNCIYPEKALSLRLGYPSVRDFEVLRTPNGRANAVVARKKFAPMERMCRVSGLLVGRRRPHTLQILPDIHMYDPHFAGLLRHSCNPNVFLDMSELWLWALTPIHAGDCLTMDHASTEQKLYRQFACRCGSSNCHGWITGYDEPPNEQGMKFLKHWRRRCHRD; encoded by the coding sequence ATGACCATCTTCATTGCAGATAAAGCCTTTTCGCAGGACCAGAACTGCATTTACCCGGAAAAAGCACTCAGCCTCCGCCTGGGTTACCCGTCTGTCCGTGATTTCGAAGTACTGCGCACGCCCAATGGGCGCGCCAACGCGGTTGTCGCGCGGAAAAAGTTCGCTCCCATGGAGCGGATGTGCAGGGTATCGGGGCTATTGGTAGGAAGACGCCGCCCGCACACATTGCAGATCCTGCCGGACATACACATGTATGACCCGCACTTCGCCGGGTTGCTGCGGCACTCCTGCAACCCGAATGTCTTTCTCGACATGAGCGAACTGTGGTTATGGGCGCTGACGCCCATCCACGCCGGTGACTGCCTGACGATGGATCACGCCAGTACCGAACAGAAACTCTATCGGCAGTTTGCCTGTCGGTGCGGTTCGTCCAATTGCCATGGCTGGATCACCGGCTATGACGAACCGCCCAACGAACAGGGCATGAAGTTCCTGAAGCACTGGCGCCGCCGCTGTCATCGCGACTGA
- the can gene encoding carbonate dehydratase, with protein sequence MNELQDLIDNNARWADAIKQEDPDFFAKLARQQTPEYLWIGCSDARVPANEIVGMLPGDLFVHRNVANVVLHTDLNCLSVIQYAVDVLKVKHILVTGHYGCGGVRASMQDRQLGLIDGWLRSIRDLYYEHREALAQLPTEEERVDRLCELNVIQQVANVGHTSIVQNAWHRGQKLSIHGCIYGIKDGRWKSLDTTISGFEQLPPQYRLRPVGAP encoded by the coding sequence ATGAACGAACTACAAGATCTGATTGATAACAACGCGCGCTGGGCCGATGCGATCAAGCAGGAGGATCCTGACTTCTTCGCCAAGCTGGCTCGTCAGCAAACCCCTGAATACCTGTGGATCGGCTGTTCCGATGCGCGGGTGCCGGCCAACGAAATCGTCGGCATGTTGCCGGGCGATCTGTTCGTGCACCGCAACGTGGCCAACGTGGTGCTGCACACTGACCTCAATTGCCTGTCGGTGATCCAGTACGCAGTGGACGTGCTCAAGGTCAAACACATCCTGGTCACCGGCCATTACGGCTGTGGCGGCGTGCGTGCCTCGATGCAGGATCGCCAGCTGGGCCTGATCGATGGCTGGCTGCGCTCCATTCGCGACCTGTATTACGAGCACCGCGAAGCGTTGGCCCAGCTGCCGACCGAAGAGGAGCGTGTGGACCGTCTGTGCGAACTCAATGTGATCCAGCAGGTCGCCAACGTCGGCCACACCAGCATCGTGCAGAACGCCTGGCATCGCGGGCAGAAGCTGTCGATCCATGGTTGCATCTACGGCATCAAGGACGGGCGCTGGAAAAGCCTGGACACCACGATCAGCGGTTTCGAGCAACTGCCGCCGCAGTATCGGTTGCGTCCGGTGGGCGCGCCCTGA
- a CDS encoding serine kinase/phosphatase: protein MNDSRRPFDAAQPEPIDDNEDRMGSMHELEFDEDEPSAKIGDELPENEREQLMPRERVREAGMTGASTDDHQPTDDDMSPETLIREDGARDAHEAGGDEQADWDLSVVDENDIGGGDGLDEAEMADIDPLDGKR from the coding sequence ATGAATGATTCACGACGTCCTTTCGATGCGGCGCAACCGGAGCCCATCGATGACAATGAAGACCGCATGGGTTCGATGCATGAACTGGAATTCGATGAGGATGAGCCCAGCGCGAAGATCGGTGACGAACTGCCGGAAAACGAACGCGAACAATTGATGCCCCGTGAACGCGTCCGCGAGGCCGGCATGACCGGTGCGTCGACGGATGATCATCAACCAACCGACGATGACATGAGCCCCGAGACGCTGATCCGCGAAGACGGCGCCCGGGATGCCCACGAGGCCGGCGGCGACGAGCAGGCCGATTGGGACCTGAGCGTGGTGGATGAAAATGACATTGGCGGGGGTGACGGGTTGGACGAGGCCGAGATGGCTGATATCGACCCACTGGATGGCAAGCGGTAA